GCGCGCCAAACAACTTCGCCGCACCTATCTGGTCCTCGCGCTTCACCACCGCAATCACCTCTACCCCTGCGATCTCCGCGGCATGCATAAACATCAACCCGATCGGCCCTGCTCCGATCACCACCATCGTGTCCCCGGCCCGCGTTCCACTCTCCTCCAGCCCGCGCACCACGCAAGCCAGCGGCTCGGTCAGCGCCGCAAACTCCAGCGGAACCCCCTCCGGCACAATTAACGTATTCTTCTCGACGATCCGCGCCGGAATCCGAATAAACTCCGCATACGCCCCATTGTTGAACAAAAGGTCTTCACACAGATTCTGCTGCCCATGCCTGCAAAAAAAACAGACATCGCAAGGAGCCGAGTTCAAAGCCACCACCCGGTCTCCGACTTTGAACGCCGTCACCCCGGCACCCACCTCCTCCACCACCCCCGCCAGCTCATGTCCGAACGGCATCGGAGGCTTCAGCATCTTGGCATGGTAGCCTCGCCGATAGACCTTCAAATCCGTCCCACAGGTCAGCGCCGCGCCCACCCGCACCACCAGCTCTCCGGCGCCGGCCTGCGGTATCGCCACGCGTTCCAGCCGCAGATCTTCCTTGCCGTACAACACCGCCGCCGTCATCTCAGCTTTCACTCTTCTATCTTCTCATTCCCGACCGGATTGGTGCACATTTCGCCATCCCTCAAATCCTTCAAGAACATG
The Edaphobacter lichenicola genome window above contains:
- a CDS encoding zinc-dependent alcohol dehydrogenase; amino-acid sequence: MTAAVLYGKEDLRLERVAIPQAGAGELVVRVGAALTCGTDLKVYRRGYHAKMLKPPMPFGHELAGVVEEVGAGVTAFKVGDRVVALNSAPCDVCFFCRHGQQNLCEDLLFNNGAYAEFIRIPARIVEKNTLIVPEGVPLEFAALTEPLACVVRGLEESGTRAGDTMVVIGAGPIGLMFMHAAEIAGVEVIAVVKREDQIGAAKLFGAREVVHIGAVPDVVAATRALTPAGRGADIVIEAVAAPATWEWGVDMVRKGGVVNFFGGPPSGTKVKLDTNRLHYGDITLKASFHHTPATCRTAFELVTSGRFKCAEYITGRAGLDEVPAIFAGMMHRNGSARDIKTAVFPAGGPR